A single region of the Nocardioides sp. W7 genome encodes:
- a CDS encoding sigma factor-like helix-turn-helix DNA-binding protein produces MEITTGTQDDDGIVGELAAVAEAKRDLSRREEVAVRRARVTGLSWAEIGTLLGVTRQTMHRKYRKVG; encoded by the coding sequence ATGGAGATCACGACCGGCACCCAGGACGACGACGGCATCGTCGGCGAGCTCGCGGCGGTGGCCGAGGCCAAGCGCGACCTGTCCCGGCGCGAGGAGGTCGCCGTACGCCGGGCGCGCGTCACCGGCCTGAGCTGGGCCGAGATCGGCACGCTGCTCGGCGTCACCCGGCAGACCATGCACCGCAAGTACCGCAAGGTGGGCTAG